A region from the Arachis ipaensis cultivar K30076 chromosome B01, Araip1.1, whole genome shotgun sequence genome encodes:
- the LOC107628577 gene encoding uncharacterized protein LOC107628577 isoform X1: protein MDRHNIVEDSNPNVNKVEVVLKTIGPARPSRLLVPSSIKVRDLRQLIASNDNLPIENLRLILRGNALCDVKNENDVQVQLNDGDCLIVAVKPKPPVKDGFDNEDDDDDLKFRLPRSSSRWKKRLYSFLHDNLKLPDILLMVIFNLTLKAWMIIIMWFILAPVAHRWDLGPLYILATGFCLILFNLGKRQAGDISAYSIFNEDFRELPGTLNADRLDRDIRAGQF, encoded by the exons ATGGATCGGCATAACATTGTAGAAGATTCAAACCCTAACGTTAATAAGGTTGAAGTTGTCCTCAAGACTATTGGTCCCGCTCGCCCCTCTCGCCTTCTCGTTCCATCTTCCATCAAG GTGCGTGATTTGAGACAATTAATCGCCAGCAATGATAATTTACCAATTGAGAACTTGCGCCTTATTCTACGTGGAAATGCATTATGTGATgtgaaaaatgaaaatgatgtACAAGTACAACTCAATGATGGAG ATTGCCTAATTGTTGCTGTCAAACCAAAGCCACCAGTGAAGGATGGATTTGacaatgaagatgatgatgatgatctg AAATTTCGTCTTCCACGTTCATCAAGTCGGTGGAAGAAGAGGCTATACTCATTTCTACATGATAACTTGAAGCTTCCAG ATATTCTCCTGATGGTAATCTTCAACCTGACTCTGAAGGCATGGATGATCATAATTATGTGGTTTATCCTTGCACCTGTTGCCCATAGATGGGATCTTGGACCTTTGTAT ATACTTGCAACTGGCTTTTGTCTCATTCTCTTCAATCTTGGAAAGCGGCAAGCTGGTGACATCAG TGCATATTCTATCTTCAATGAAGACTTTAGAGAGCTTCCAGGGACGCTTAATGCAGATCGGCTTGATAGAGATATAAGAGCTGGACAGTTTTGA
- the LOC107628577 gene encoding uncharacterized protein LOC107628577 isoform X2, with translation MDRHNIVEDSNPNVNKVEVVLKTIGPARPSRLLVPSSIKVRDLRQLIASNDNLPIENLRLILRGNALCDVKNENDVQVQLNDGDCLIVAVKPKPPVKDGFDNEDDDDDLKFRLPRSSSRWKKRLYSFLHDNLKLPDILLMVIFNLTLKAWMIIIMWFILAPVAHRWDLGPLYILATGFCLILFNLGKRQAGDIRYNQQTLIVVYYDLMIQLQHKCIFYLQ, from the exons ATGGATCGGCATAACATTGTAGAAGATTCAAACCCTAACGTTAATAAGGTTGAAGTTGTCCTCAAGACTATTGGTCCCGCTCGCCCCTCTCGCCTTCTCGTTCCATCTTCCATCAAG GTGCGTGATTTGAGACAATTAATCGCCAGCAATGATAATTTACCAATTGAGAACTTGCGCCTTATTCTACGTGGAAATGCATTATGTGATgtgaaaaatgaaaatgatgtACAAGTACAACTCAATGATGGAG ATTGCCTAATTGTTGCTGTCAAACCAAAGCCACCAGTGAAGGATGGATTTGacaatgaagatgatgatgatgatctg AAATTTCGTCTTCCACGTTCATCAAGTCGGTGGAAGAAGAGGCTATACTCATTTCTACATGATAACTTGAAGCTTCCAG ATATTCTCCTGATGGTAATCTTCAACCTGACTCTGAAGGCATGGATGATCATAATTATGTGGTTTATCCTTGCACCTGTTGCCCATAGATGGGATCTTGGACCTTTGTAT ATACTTGCAACTGGCTTTTGTCTCATTCTCTTCAATCTTGGAAAGCGGCAAGCTGGTGACATCAGGTATAACCAGCAGACATTAATTGTTGTGTACTACGATCTTATGATTCAACTGCAGCACAAG TGCATATTCTATCTTCAATGA
- the LOC107605239 gene encoding uncharacterized protein LOC107605239 yields MASEEESFLVLVHCSGKIKRSKKYGVKFTDREPLSVFISSFSTLSDVKNSILQKLEVCGSKWVKKLFYKIPISIVSTGVKYDTFVLAADEDIRVLFHCVRSFPEVRIHELYAKLEVGVESSGASAPVHSSTAAGGASSSMPVAGPSVPQVASPSFATDLDRTEAVGSVPLENLGVWQQAFEVDTGGGMIHDVQAFGEPDRVENAMRDDDSEGEPVDIIGDSDDDTGSNPHAQHEPSSFGTQQYPPHFSTLNLEALGQQANGGATIGDSSTEFQIGQSFQNKDEAILSVKDYSIRRGVEYRVMESDHLKYHGRCKEFGKGCTWLIRISLCARKGTWEVRRYNGPHTCLATSISSDHRQLDYNVICARIFPLVRADAAVTIKVLQQATEADYGFRPSYRKVWTDSHS; encoded by the coding sequence ATGGCAAGTGAGGAAGAGAGCTTTCTTGTTTTAGTGCATTGTTCTGGAAAAATTAAGAGAAGCAAAAAAtatggtgtgaagttcactgacaGAGAACCATTGAGTGTATTCATCAGTTCATTCAGCACTTTGTCAGATGTAAAGAACAGCATCTTGCAGAAGCTTGAGGTATGTGGTAGCAAGTGGGTGAAGAAGCTATTCTACAAGATTCCCATCTCAATTGTCTCCACCGGTGTTAAGTATGATACGTTTGTGCTAGCGGCTGATGAAGATATTCGGGTTCTGTTTCATTGTGTTAGGAGTTTTCCGGAGGTCAGAATACACGAGCTGTATGCGAAGTTGGAGGTTGGTGTGGAGAGTTCTGGGGCATCAGCTCCAGTTCATAGCTCGACTGCCGCAGGCGGTGCGTCCAGTTCGATGCCTGTGGCAGGACCATCTGTTCCGCAGGTCGCATCCCCTTCCTTCGCTACTGATTTAGATCGAACCGAGGCAGTGGGTTCTGTGCCGTTGGAGAATCTTGGGGTCTGGCAGCAGGCATTTGAGGTGGATACCGGTGGTGGCATGATACATGATGTTCAAGCCTTCGGAGAACCTGATAGAGTAGAGAATGCAATGCGGGACGATGACTCTGAGGGGGAGCCTGTAGATATCATTGGGGACAGTGATGATGACACAGGTTCCAATCCACATGCACAGCACGAGCCTTCAAGTTttggcacacagcagtaccctCCACACTTCTCCACTCTAAACTTGGAGGCTCTGGGTCAACAGGCGAACGGAGGTGCTACAATTGGCGATTCTTCTACAGAATTTCAGATTGGGCAATCATTCCAGAATAAAGATGAGGCTATTCTGAGTGTGAAGGACTATAGCATCCGTCGAGGTGTTGAGTACAGAGTCATGGAATCGGATCATCTGAAGTATCATGGAAGATGCAAGGAGTTCGGCAAGGGTTGTACTTGGTTGATTCGCATATCGCTTTGTGCACGAAAGGGCACTTGGGAGGTTAGGAGGTACAACGGTCCACACACTTGCTTGGCCACCTCTATTTCCAGTGATCACCGTCAGCTTGATTACAACGTTATCTGTGCGAGGATTTTTCCGTTGGTTAGGGCGGATGCTGCGGTTACGATCAAGGTCTTGCAACAAGCAACAGAAGCCGATTACGGGTTCAGGCCTAGTTATAGGAAGGTTTGGACCGACAGTCATTCCTGA